TGATGATGACCATCTACATTATTCTCAAATCTCGGGCGAATAATAAGGTATTAAGGCTCGCGTTAGCGCAGGCCGACAGTGCCAATAAATCGAAAAGCGAGTTTCTTGCCAACATGAGCCATGAAATAAGAACGCCCATGAACGGTGTGCTTGGTACATTGCAAGTTCTAGAGCGGACAACCGGCGAGGCCAAAACGCGTGGTTTGGTGAGTAAAGCTATTTACTCAGCGAATACCTTATTAACCATTATTAACGACATTCTTGATTATTCAAAAATAGAAGCCAATAAGCTTTCGTTAGAGGCGCATCCGTTTTCCATGTATGCAGTGGTAGATTCGGTAGTTTCAGATATGACAAAGGATGCTCGTCAAAAGAGAATTGAACTGGCAATAGAAGCAGATGACACCTTTGAAGATGGTTGGTTAGGCGACCCAGTACGCACTCGCCAAATTGTACTTAATCTAGTGTCGAACGCGGTAAAGTTTACGGAAAAAGGCCGGGTTGTAGTTCGCCTAGCGTGTGATGCCGAGGATAATCAGCACGATGACGTTTTAACGTTAACCGTAATTGATACCGGCATAGGCATGAGCGACGAAGCACAGCGTAGCTTGTTTGAGCGCTTTACGCAGGCTGATAGTTCCACAACACGGCGATTTGGTGGTACAGGGCTGGGGATGTCGATCACGCTTAATTTAGTAAGAATGATGGGCGGCGATATTCAAATAAGTAGTCACGAAGGAGAAGGGACAACCATAACGGTATCGTTGCCGTTATTGCGAGCTGAAGTGATCGCGAATAATACCGAGCTTACGCAAGCTCCAGACTTAGAAGGTATGCGTATTTTGGTAGCAGAAGATAATGCGATTAACCGCGCTGTAATAGAGTCGATGCTTGAACCCACAAAGGCTACTGTTTCAGTTGTTGAAAATGGTGAATTGGCCGTAAATGCTATCCGTAATGGGCAGTTTGATCTGGTGTTAATGGACATTCAAATGCCGGTAATGGACGGCGTAGAAGCATGTACACTTATAAAGCAAATACACAAAGATCTTACGGTTATTGCGCTCACTGCCGATGCAATGGGGTCCGATGTTGAGCGCTTTTTTAATGTAGGCTTTAGCGCTCACATCGGAAAGCCAATAGAAATGAATACACTCTATAAGTACTTAGACAAGTTCAGCACCTAACTCAATTGCACTAAGCGGTGCGACCACTCATATCAATAGACATTACCAATTCATCCAGAATATTATTTAAATCTGAAATTTTCTCGTGCGCAATAAAAATGCTCATATTGGAGTCGACGCTAACGTGTTCGTCGCTGACATGACTATCGAAGGTACTATCCAGTGCCGTTTGCATACGCTCGAAGAATGAACGAGCGCTACGCTCTTCAATATTGCGCAAGCACAAAATAAATTGCTCTGTGCCGAAGCGACCTAAAATATCATTGCCACGAGTACTGTTTTGCAGGGTTTGGGCAATTTGTCTTAATACAGCATCACTTTGCGTTGCCCCCAGTTTGCCGGTGATTTCGCGCAAGTTACTAATATCGAATATAGCAATAGCAATGGCGCGACCACCCTTTGGTGCATCAAGACTGTTTATGCGGCTAATAGCCGTATTAGCATTAAGCAGTTGAGTAACAGGGTCGATTGCTTTACTGGCAAGGTGCTTTTTGCGCATTACATAGCCAGCAATTAGTGCAATAAGTCCGAATACAGCAATGGCGGCTATCAAGGTATTTTGGCGTAGCCGTTCAGCCGCTTCTATTTCAGACTCTAAATCGTAAATTCGGTTTCGTAGGTTCGCGGCGCTGAGTATACGCGCAGAATCTTGATTAGTGACCCTGCGTTTTTCCGCTTCAGCCGCAAAAAGTTGGTTAGCCTTTTTCGCATTTTCTAAGTCACCCAGCGCAATATACATCGCCAAATTAAAGCTTAAATAGTCAAGGTTGCTTCTAAAGTTGGCAGGCACGAAGGTGTCGTTTTCTGCAAAACTGTCGACATACTGCTGCACACATTCTAAGTCGTTATTAAACAAACACACTTCGGTTTTGTGCCAGTTGTAAAACAGTGTGGCCAGTGAACTAGAAATACCAGAAACGGCTTTTTCAAAGTCGGGAAGCGTGTACGCCAGCTGATTGTAATTTTTGGTTTTACGGTAGTAATACGACAGCGCATATTGATAGTGATAGTTAGTAAGTGGCGTATTCACTTCGCTATTAATAGTGCCATATTCCAAAATACGTTGGTACGCTTCATCGGTTTGGCCGCTGGCCAGTAATGACACGATAGCGCTAATTAGAATACTGAGTTTATTACTGCCTTTATATACTTTCAGGCCCATTTCATGGGCTTTTAAATACTGTTCAGCAGCAAGCGCGTGCTGTTCAAGGTTGCCATACAACAGCCCAATCGAGTTATGAATGTGCGCAAGTTCAGCAGGGCTGCCATCGTCAGAATAGCGCTGTAATACGTTAAACATTTTGCTGAGACGTTCTGCTTCATCGGCATTTTCAGAGCAGTAGGTAATAAGCCCCAGCGATGCACTGGTGAAAATATCACTGTGTTGGGTAGGTGACGATATTTCTTGCGCCGTAGTGTAGTACCCACAGCGATTGGGGTGCTCGCGCATATCATAAATAAACCCAATTTGATAAATAGCAGAGGCATACGCGTACGAGCTTTTATCAATATTGTTTTGAGCAGTAATGCCATCAAGCAATTTAAGCGCTTCTGATAGCTTACCTTCACATATTAAAAACTGTCCCTTAGCCGCTGACAGGGCAAAGCGTTGCTGGGTAGACAAAGTATCTAGCTGTAATGTGGCATTAAGCTCGGGCAATAATGCCGGTGCTGGGCAGTCCCACGACGGGGTTTGCATTTTCTGAATAACGGCATCGACATTATCGGCGGCGACAGCACGCTGCGCCAAAGAAGAAAGGCCAATAACAAGAGCCCAGAGCAATAAGCTAACTATATTTCGCATGAAGAAAACGTTTTTATTTTTTCTTCATCATAACGATTTGACGCCGCAACTACTACTTTTGTACTAGAAAAGTTGACGCTATTTTGTGACGAATTATGAATAGTACTAGCACAGGTGTTGCCGGCAATACCTGTTTTAATGCGTAGTGGGAGCGCCAAAACTTACCAAAATAGCCACACCAATTAGTGCGATAGCCGACCATGCCACAGTGGCTTTGGTGGCTTTTTCGCCCAAAGCCCATGCCACGCCCAGCGACATTAGCGCACTAGTTGCAATAAGCGTTTGCACCACAGCTGCCTTGGCATAGGCAAACGCGAACATTTGCAGGTAAATAGCGGCAGTCGTACCCAATAAGGTGGCCATAATAAAGGCTGGCCAAACGCGCGAGCCTTTTTCAATACTTGGCATGTACTTGGTTTTGGTAAAGGCAATAAAAGGCACCACAAAAAACATACCGCCAATTAAACGCAAAAAGGCGGCACTGGCAGCATCTACTTCACCTGAGCTTAAAATATCACGGCTTACTACCGCGCCTACGGCCTGACATAGCGCGGCGCCAACCCCATACAAATAGCCGCTGGTGGCAAACACGTGGGTAGTGCTGCGTTTGCGTGCTTTAATTACCATATCGACAGACAATAGCACTACCGCCACGCCAACCCATTGCTGCCAGGTTATCCATTCGCCAATAAAGGCCATGGCGAATAGCGCGGTAAAAAGCGGTGCGAGGGTTTCGGCCACCAGTACTGCTTGGCTGTCGCCAATGCTTTGTAAGGCTTTAAAAAAACAGGTGTCGCCAATACCAATGCCAATAAGGCCACTTAGCAACAGCCATAAAATAGTGTGAGTGGTTAAGCCTGTTGGCTGAACAAATACGAGTACCACCGCCAAAATAGCAATGGAGATAAGGCCTTTCCAAAAGTTCATGGTAAGCGGGGAAAACGCATTGCCTGTACCGCGAAATAATCGTGCAGCAATAGCCCAACAAAGCGCTGTACCTAGCGCAGCAAAAACACCCATTAAACACCTGAAAAAAAGCATGCAAGAAAAAGAGCGGCTATGCTAATGCAAGCCCTTGTTGCGGTAAACTTAATTTGTTGCCACAAAAGCACAAAAACAAAAGATAGGCGCCAAGGTGGCAACCTTAAATACAACTTAAATACAAACAGTGCCGATAAAACATTTAATGTAAACGTAACTGTTTAAACAAAACGGAAACTGGCACAGTGTGACACATTGCAAAGGGTAACTAGACGCGAAGCAATAAGCGCACAAGCAAAACGGCATTATTAAGTAAATAAAGGGCAGGGCATGAACCTAGAAGGTATTAAAGGGGTAATTTTCGACTTAGACGGTACGTTAGTAGAGTCGAGCCTGAATTTCACGAAGATGCGCGCCGACATAGGCTGCCCGCAACACGAAGATATTCTTACCTTTGTAGATGCTATTACGTGCGAAAAAACCAAAGCCCACGCCCACAACACCATTTTGCAGCACGAACTAGACGATGCGCAAAACGCCAAATGGCTAGCTATTGGTAAGAAGATGGTAGAAAAGGCGCAGGCTCACAACTTGCCCATGGCCATAGTGACCCGCAACTGCCGAGAAGCCACCGCCATTAAGCTTGCCAATAACAATATACCCATAGACTACGTATTAACCCGCGAAGACGCCCCTGCCAAACCGGACCCAACAGCGCTGTTAATGGTAGCGGATACATGGCAGCTTCAACCGGAAGACTGCCTGTATGTAGGCGACTTTATTTATGACCAGCAAGCCGCCGAGAATGCTGGGATGAAGTGGTTGTTGGTTTAGAGTTTACCTATCTGTTTCCGGTTTCTTTGGCCTAATTGGGCCAACAGGCAAGATTGATAGGTAATCAGGGCACACAGCGTCGGCACTAATTCCACCATATACTTTAGTATAGTCTTCTTCGTTAAGTTCTTGCATGATTGATTTTTGTTCGATATTCATAGTTTTCTCCATTAATTATTTTAGCTCTTAGAGCAATTGGAGATTAAATGTGCGTTAAGGATGATGAGCATGCGAACAAGGACACTCTCTAATTTATGTAATCAATGGCGGCTAAGTGTCCCATTAATACTATTTTTCTCTTTCTTTTTTCCGAATTTGAGCCACGGCATCGGGGCAAGTCTAGAAGGACGAACAAGCTTCGCTGGTATCCCGTCTGGTGTGATAAGAGATATCGAAGTTAGAGGTGATATTGTTTTTGTGGCTGCAGAAAACGGTGTCTTTGAAATAGTGGGTGCTCAGTCTCAAAGAATAACGTATAGCAAGGCCGGTACGCTCACAGGAATTATATCTGATATACACCTCGATGGTGACGACCTGTGGATAGTCGAATATGGCGTTGGTCTTTTCAAATTAAATTTGAAAACAAAGCACTCAGAACAAGTCTTTTCGGAGTTTGAGTGGGCCACGTCTGTTTGGACAGTCAACTCTTCTAAGGAGCATTACTTTTTATCCCTCATAGACGAAGTAATTGTTCTAGATAGATACTCGGGAAATATTAAAGCTCTCAGCGAACATCTCGTCCGCCTTGGTGTAGTAGAAGCATACTCAATTGACTCTACTAGCAGTGGCACATGGATAGCCGTTCGGGATGGACTAATTAAGCTTTCAAATGATTCTAATACAATCCAGGAAAAAGAAGTCGCATCAGATTTCCCTTTATTAAGCAGTATTACGTTTGTGAAAGATGGTGGGCGTTCGATATATGTGGGCGGTCCAGAAGGGCTATATGTTGTTGATAAAGCGACTAGTAGCGTATATTTTGCGAGATCTTCTGGCGTAAAAGGGACATTTATACAAGATGTATGGATTACTGATAACAATGAAGTTTGGGTGTCTGATGGGACAGTATTTAAACTAGAGCAAGGCCGACTTATTCGCCCCAAATTTTTGAATCCCGTACTGGGTTCGGAAACAGTTAGGACAGTCACTAGGATTATTCAGGGTCCTCAAGACACGCTACTGATAGCCTCTTCACAACTTGGGCTCATAGCCTTATCCCAAGCAACTAGAGCTATAAATCTTATCTCAGACGGTGAGGTAGTGCTGCGCAGTAATATCAATCAAGTCGTCACGGTAGATGAAAGCGTTTATGTATCTACGGACAAGCAGTTTTATCAGTTAAACGTTGTCACTGGAGCGTTGACTCCATCTAGTCTTGATTCTGAGTATTCTCACTGTGAAATGCTCCCTCGAAAAGTCTTCACTATGTCTATTGGAGAAGTATTTCCTCTTCAGTGTAAAGATGTATTCAAACATGTCGTGGACGTTACTGATGACAGTTTCTACTTGTATTCAGATAACGGAATGGAAGCAAGCTACTTCCTTGTAAGAGGCTCCAAATTAGAGGACCGGCTTCAAGCTCCGCGTTTGGTTGTTGAATCCATATTACTTTCAAGTGGTGAACTCGCTTCGTTTGATGTGTATGACAATATCCATTTTCAGCTTTCAAAGCATAGTTGGAGAACAATTCGATCAAGCGTTGGAAGATGGACTGGAGTTCAATGTTTGATTGAAGTATCGGATGCATTTTTACTATGTACATCTGGCGCTGGTATAAGAAAAATAAGGAAGGATACAGGGGAAGTTGAAAGCCCAGAAGAGTTTCATATCGACGGACTAAGGTTTATAAGAGATGCAGTAGTCACTTCCAGCAAGAACATTTGGCTGGCAACTAATATGGGACTATATGCTTTTGAGGCTAAGTCTCAAAGCATCTTTAAATTAGGAAGCTCCCACGGAATCTTTGATACTGATTTTGAGTATAAGAGTTTTAGTGTAGTTGGTGACCAGCTTCTCGTGAAAGGGGACAAATACTCTTATCTCATAGATGAAACGCGTGCCCTTGTCGAACTTAACAAAGAAAAAAGCAGCCCTGCTAGTGCTGTACTAACTTCTGTGCATTGGGTTGAGGAAGGTGATATACAGCAACGCTTTTTCCCCAGAGAAACCTCCCTCGAGTTTTCTAGCACTTTAGAGGAGGTTACATTTAACTTCGCTACGAATAGCTTTATCAAACACTTGTCACAAAAATTGGAGCTACAGCTAGATAGTGAAGGATGGATGCTTCACAGCAGTCCTATTATGAAGGTCTCATTGAGTGATCTTGATTTTGGAGAACACATAATAAAAGCTCGAGTGTTCTCGCCTGATAATAGTGGGCCTGTTACAACCCTTAAATTTACCGTAGCTCAGCCATTATGGGCCTCACCAGTAAGCTATAGTTTATATTTCTCGATTCTTACGACAATTGTCATGTTGTTTAAATTTGGTTTTCTAAATGGCTTAATAGAAAAATTCAAGTCTACCAATCTCTACACCAATCTTACTCGATTCGAAATTACAGACGGACAGTCAAAGTTTGAAAAAATGCTTCGAAGCAAAGAACGTCAAATCAGTGAAATTACGCACGATTTACGTACGCCTATTCAGGTAATCAAAGGGTCTCTAGAGCAATTATCAAATGAAAAGGGTGAGGAAAACAAAGAGTTTATTTTAATAAAAGAGAATATGCGAAGGGTAGAGCAACTTATCGAACAAATGAGAAATGATATACCTCGCGCATCAAGCCCATCAGACTATTACAAAACTTACTCGGTTGAACATATTCGATTTATTATTAACTCACTTGAGCCTTTAGCAAAACAAAAGCGGCAAAATCTCGAAGTTAAGGTTAAAGGGACGAGGTATATTTCCCTCATCAACGATAGCTTAGAGAAGATCATAACGAACTTGCTTCAGAATGCCATCAAGTACACAAGCGAATATGGCAATATTCGAGTCATAGTTTCTATCGACAAAAAAGTATTAAAGATTATTGTTTCAGATGATGGCATAGGGATGGATGCACGTTTACTTGGAAAAGTGTTCGAGAGATTTACACGGGGTGAAACACAAGAAGAAGGGCAAGGGATAGGCTTATCAATTGTCAAAAATTTAACTGAGCTTAACCAAGGGAAGATTGATGTTGAGAGTAAACCTGGTGAAGGCAGCAAATTTACAGTAAGGCTACCCGTAGATGACATTGAGTTTGTAAATACTGAAGCAGCTCAGCTTGAGCTGAAAGGTGAAACTACTAGTCAGAAGACGCTGTTGATAGTTGACGACAGCCGAGAGTTTAGAACGTATATGTTTGATTTGCTGTCAACAAATTATCGCTGTTTGGTTGCCGGTAATGGTGAGCAAGCATTGGATGTGATGCAACGTTTCTTGGTGGACTTGGTTGTAACAGACCAAATTATGCCGAAGATGGACGGCTTAACGCTTACGAGTGAAATAAGAGCACACGCAAGCCATAGTAATATCCCGGTGATAATGTTATCGGCAAAAACAGACCCTCAATTAGAAAAAGCGGCACTAGAAGTTAAGGTAGACTATTTTCTTGCAAAGCCAGCGTCTAGCGAAGAGATATCGCTAAGGATCGCGCACTTCTTGTCGGTACGTGATGCACAAAGCATTGATGAGAACGGCGGCAACAAGCCAATCTTTAAATTTGGTTGTTTAGAAATTCCAGAGATAAACAACGAGAAAGATATGGCGTTTTATCTCAATTTTATTGCTGTGCTTGAGAAAAATTTCCATAGAGAAGAATTCAACAGAGACCAAGCGGCAGAGCAGCTTTTGATGAGCACTCGAAGCTTAAACCGGCGACTAGCCGAATTATTTGAATATAACTTTAGTGAGTTTCTTTCGCGTTTCAGGATAGAAAAGTCCATACCTATTTTGCTTGAAGGTCATTCAATTTTAGATACATGCCTTGATGTTGGCTTTGGAACGGCCGCCTATTTCTCTACTTCATTTAAAAAAGTGATGAAGGTACCGCCTAAAAAGTACATTGAGCAGTATAGGAAAACAGTGGCCTAGCCAAAGAAAGCCTAAATATACCTACGCCTCTCAGCCAAAAAGCCAATCAACATAAACGATGCGACATAGCCTGCGCCTTGGTACTGCCAAGGTAAGTAGGCTATTACGTGTTTCAAAAAGGGTGCGCCGTACAGGGTAAGTGCGCCATAGCCAAATGCACACAGCACTACAAACAAACTAACGCGAATAACAAAATGGTAGGGCGCTAATATGCGCTTTACATGGCCGTTAATAATATCGCCATATACCACCAAAATTGTGGCCATTAGCATAATGCTCATTTCAGTGTAGTAGGGGTTTAAAGCGCGAGAAAGGGCGCTAAACAATTCACTCATAATATACTGCTTTATAAGTTTGCTTAGTTAGCCCCGCATAGTACCTGCTTGTGTTTTTACACAAAAGCGCTTTTTAATCGTTATTAGGCTTTACCCAAGGCTGCATTTAGCGCGCTCACCGCTTTAAAGCCTTGCTCTATTGTGGCTATACGGTCGGTGGTGTGGTCGCGCTCTACAAATTTGTGCTCAATACCTGCCAGTTCACCGTGTGCAAATATGTCTTTAAAGTTAATGGTGCCTTTACCCACATCGGCAAAGCCGCCATCTTCGGCTAAATCTTTTACATGCCAAAGCTTAAAGCGCCCCGGGTAGGCTTTAAAATAGTCTACGGGGTTCTTACCTGCTTTAACGGTCCAGTATAAATCTAGTTCCATAGCAACTAAATTCGGGTCGGTTTGGGTAATAAGCACATCTAGCGGTATTTGGCCGTCACGGTTTTCAAATTCAAAGTCGTGGTTATGGTAGGCAAGGGTAATGCCTGCCTTATTGCACGCTTCGCCTATTGTATTCAGCTTTTCAGCTAATGCCTGATAGGGCGCAATACCTGTGCCGCGCTGCGCTTCACTTAGCCAAGGCACAACCAAATATTTGTGCCCTACGGTTTGGGCGTCGTCCAATACTTGGTTTAGGTTGTTGTCAAAGGCGTCTAACATAATATGCGCCGACGGTGCGCGTAAGCCGTTGTCGTCTAACAGTTGCCTAATGTGTTTTGCACTGTGATCAAAATACCCTGCAAACTCCATTTCTTTGTAACCAATGTCAGCTACTAATTTAAGAGTTGCAGGCACGCTTACTTTCATTATGTCGCGCAGGGTATAAAGCTGTAAGCCAACAGCACTGGTGTGTTGTGCATGCATAGCATCTTTACCTTTGTGATTGTGCGCTAATACAGCGGGCGTGCCCAGCGCTGCCAATGCGCCCGATGAATACTTTATAAATTGTCGACGTGTTAAAGCCGTGCCGTAGTTCGAGCCTTTGCTACTAACATTGATAAAGTTCATGGCGTTGTCCTTTTGCTGTATTACCTGATTACAGGGGTAGTAATTAACGTGTTGATACCGAGCCAGTGCTCTCTCTTACAATGAGTTCAAATGGCATAATTACTTTCGGTGCTTTTCTAATTTTACCGTTAAGTAAGTCAACCAATAGGGTTACTGCCGTACGTCCAAACTCTTCAGCGGGTTGCGCAATGGTCGTTAACGGTGGGTCAACAAAGGCCGAAAAGGCAATGTCATCAAACCCTGCTACCGAAATATCATTTGGTACGTGTAAATCAGCCTGCTTAAAGGCTTGCATGGCACCAATAGCTGTTTCGTCATTTTCACAAAACACAGCGCTTGGCCTGTTATTAAGTTCGCTAATGGTTACGCCCGCGTTATAGCCTGCCTGAAGTGTAAAGTCGCCATCCAGCAGCAGGCTTTCATCAAAGTCGATATTCGCGTCGCGTAGCGCGTCTTTGTATCCGTTCAAGCGCTCCTGAGTTAACGGGCTAGAATTGGGCCCTTTAATCATGGCAATGCGTTTATGGCCAAGTGATATTAAGTGCTGTGTCATGGCTTTGGCCGCTGCACGGTTGTCTAAACTCACCACCGGATACTGCCCATCATCAATCACTTCACAAGCATTCACCATGGGAAGTAAACCGTTGTCGTTTATCATGCTGGCGTCAAACGGGTTGTGCGCACGAAGTTGAATTAGCCCATCTGCTTGCGACGTGCTTACCATTTTGGCGTAGTGGTTTTCTATATCGTTATTACCCAAGGTGTTAGCCAGCAATATAGAATAACCTAGCTCTGCAGCCGCTTCTTGCATGCCGCTAATTACCCGTGCAAAAAATACATTTGCCACTGTTGGCACTAACACCACTAAATTATGCGTTTTCCCAGACCGGAATTTAACGGCCATCAGGTTCGGCTTGTAACCCACAGCTTGCACGGCTGCCATTACTTTACTGCGCGTTTTTGGCGACACGCGTTCAGGTTGTTGCAGTGTTCTCGACACTGTTGCCACAGATACGCCGGCGTTATCTGCTACATCTCTTATATTTGCCATTTACGTTGATCGTTCTACATCGCGATTAGCGATTAAATGTAACCGTTTTCATTTAATCAAAAGAATACGCATATTTTCGTCAATATCAAATGCTATTTGTATTATTTTTGTAAAATGCAGCTAATCTTTTCGGTAACTTCTAGCGAGTTAACGGGCTTTACTCATGTCAAATGGCGTTATTTGTAAATAATAGTTTAATAAAATGATGCGTTTCGTGTTGACATAACAAAATGTAACGGGTTACATTTTAACGCATCAAAGCATGAGAAATATGCAAAATCGATCAGAGGATCACGCAATGCAACCAATTCGAATGGGAATGATCGGCGGCGGTGAAGGCGCATTTATTGGCGCAGTGCATCGTCATGCGGCAGGGCTAGATGGGCAATATCAATTAGTGTGTGGCGCATTTAGCCGTAATGAAGACAATAATGTTAAAACGGCCACTGCATTAAACGTTAACCCTTCGCGTTGTTACGCCAATTGGCAAACCATGTTGCAAACTGAGTCTTCGTTACCTGAAGACGAGCGCATGCAAGTAGTGGTTATCGTTACACCTAATAACCTTCACGTACCTATTTCTATTGCGGCGATTAATGCAGGTTTTCATGTGTTTTGTGAAAAGCCCGCCGGCGTAAGTTTCGCTGAAGTCAAAGAGTTGCAAGATGTTATTTACGCGAATAACCGCCTATACGGTTTGGCGCATACCTATTTGGGTTACCCAATGGTATGGCAGGCGCGCCATATGGTAACCAGTGGCATGCTAGGTAATATTCGAAAGGTCTACGTAGAGTACCCACAAGGTTGGCTATCGGGTGAAGAAGAAACCCATAACAAGCAAGCGCAATGGCGAACCGACCCTGCTATTTCCGGTGCAACAGGTGCCATGGGCGATATTGGTACACATGCTTTTGGTCTTGTTGAATTTGTTTTAAACGACCCTGTTACTGCATTAAGCGGCGAGCTATACACCCATGTTGAAGGGCGACGCTTAGACGACGATGGTGCTGCGCTTATCAAAACGAAAAGTGGGGCAACGGGAGTA
The DNA window shown above is from Alteromonas sp. KC3 and carries:
- a CDS encoding sugar phosphate isomerase/epimerase family protein; translation: MNFINVSSKGSNYGTALTRRQFIKYSSGALAALGTPAVLAHNHKGKDAMHAQHTSAVGLQLYTLRDIMKVSVPATLKLVADIGYKEMEFAGYFDHSAKHIRQLLDDNGLRAPSAHIMLDAFDNNLNQVLDDAQTVGHKYLVVPWLSEAQRGTGIAPYQALAEKLNTIGEACNKAGITLAYHNHDFEFENRDGQIPLDVLITQTDPNLVAMELDLYWTVKAGKNPVDYFKAYPGRFKLWHVKDLAEDGGFADVGKGTINFKDIFAHGELAGIEHKFVERDHTTDRIATIEQGFKAVSALNAALGKA
- a CDS encoding LacI family DNA-binding transcriptional regulator, which codes for MANIRDVADNAGVSVATVSRTLQQPERVSPKTRSKVMAAVQAVGYKPNLMAVKFRSGKTHNLVVLVPTVANVFFARVISGMQEAAAELGYSILLANTLGNNDIENHYAKMVSTSQADGLIQLRAHNPFDASMINDNGLLPMVNACEVIDDGQYPVVSLDNRAAAKAMTQHLISLGHKRIAMIKGPNSSPLTQERLNGYKDALRDANIDFDESLLLDGDFTLQAGYNAGVTISELNNRPSAVFCENDETAIGAMQAFKQADLHVPNDISVAGFDDIAFSAFVDPPLTTIAQPAEEFGRTAVTLLVDLLNGKIRKAPKVIMPFELIVRESTGSVSTR